From Thermodesulfobacteriota bacterium, a single genomic window includes:
- the rho gene encoding transcription termination factor Rho produces MHLQELKKKSINELTEMGETLNIEGATRMRKQDLIFALLKAQTEQNGSIFGEGVLELLPDGFGFLRSPDYSYLPGPDDIYVSPSQIRRFNLRTGDTVSGQIRPPKDSERYFALLKVDMINGDGPDSARTRMLFDNLTPIYPNQRLKLESEPTRYEMRVMDLIAPIGKGQRGLIVAPPRTGKTVLLQQIANSITANHSEVVLIVLLIDERPEEVTDMQRSVNGEVVSSTFDEQAQRHVQVAEMVIEKAKRFVEHGRDVVILLDSITRLARAYNTVVPHSGKILSGGVDSNALHKPKRFFGAARNIEEGGSLTIIATALIETGSRMDEVIFEEFKGTGNAELHLDRKLADKRIYPAIDMQRSGTRKEDLLLTPLELNRMWVIRKVLAPLNPVDAMEFLLDRMKRTKDNIEFLESMSE; encoded by the coding sequence ATGCACCTGCAGGAACTCAAGAAGAAGAGCATCAACGAGCTGACCGAGATGGGCGAGACCCTCAACATCGAGGGCGCGACCCGGATGCGCAAGCAGGACCTGATCTTCGCCCTGCTCAAGGCCCAGACGGAACAGAACGGGAGCATCTTCGGGGAGGGGGTGCTGGAGCTCCTTCCCGACGGCTTCGGGTTCCTGCGGTCGCCCGACTACAGCTACCTCCCCGGGCCCGACGACATCTACGTCTCCCCCAGCCAGATCCGGCGGTTCAACCTGCGCACGGGCGACACCGTGAGCGGGCAGATCCGGCCGCCCAAGGACTCGGAGCGGTACTTCGCGCTGCTCAAGGTCGACATGATCAACGGAGACGGGCCCGACAGCGCCCGGACCCGGATGCTCTTCGACAACCTCACCCCCATCTACCCCAACCAGCGCCTCAAGCTCGAGAGCGAACCCACCCGCTACGAGATGCGGGTGATGGACCTCATCGCCCCCATCGGAAAGGGGCAGCGCGGGCTCATCGTGGCGCCGCCGCGCACGGGCAAGACCGTGCTCCTCCAGCAGATCGCCAACTCCATCACCGCCAACCACTCCGAGGTGGTCCTGATCGTGCTCCTCATCGACGAGCGGCCCGAGGAGGTCACCGACATGCAGCGGTCGGTGAATGGCGAGGTGGTCTCCTCCACCTTCGACGAACAGGCCCAGCGCCACGTCCAGGTGGCCGAGATGGTGATCGAGAAGGCCAAGCGGTTCGTGGAGCACGGCAGGGACGTGGTGATCCTGCTCGACTCCATCACCCGCCTGGCCCGGGCCTACAACACCGTGGTACCCCACTCGGGCAAGATCCTCTCGGGCGGCGTGGACTCCAACGCCCTGCACAAGCCCAAGCGCTTCTTCGGCGCCGCCCGGAACATCGAGGAGGGCGGCAGCCTCACCATCATCGCCACCGCCCTCATCGAGACCGGCAGCCGCATGGACGAGGTGATCTTCGAGGAGTTCAAGGGCACCGGCAACGCCGAGCTCCACCTGGACCGCAAGCTCGCCGACAAACGCATCTACCCCGCCATCGACATGCAGCGCTCGGGCACCCGGAAAGAGGACCTGCTGCTCACCCCGCTCGAGCTCAACCGCATGTGGGTGATCCGCAAGGTGCTCGCGCCCTTGAACCCCGTGGACGCGATGGAGTTCCTCCTGGACCGGATGAAGCGGACCAAGGACAACATCGAGTTCCTGGAGTCGATGAGCGAGTAG
- a CDS encoding aminoacyl-tRNA deacylase codes for MSTTNALRILKQQKIPHEAREYDHKVKGAQYAAEALGWPVESMAKTLVVALADGSHCLCVLPGDAELSLKNLARLAGVKSARMTTPEEAEKLTGYLVGGISPFGTRRAMPVWLHAPLTTFPKIGVNGGRRGLIVFVSPADLVAALGARVEDLAA; via the coding sequence ATGTCCACCACCAACGCGCTGCGGATTCTCAAGCAGCAGAAGATCCCCCACGAGGCCCGGGAGTACGACCACAAGGTCAAGGGGGCGCAGTACGCGGCCGAGGCCCTGGGGTGGCCCGTGGAGAGCATGGCCAAGACGCTCGTGGTCGCCCTGGCCGACGGCTCCCACTGCCTGTGCGTGCTCCCGGGGGACGCGGAGCTCTCGCTGAAGAACCTGGCACGGCTGGCCGGGGTCAAGTCGGCACGGATGACGACCCCCGAAGAGGCCGAGAAACTCACCGGCTACCTGGTGGGGGGCATCAGCCCCTTCGGCACCCGCAGGGCCATGCCCGTGTGGCTCCACGCCCCCCTGACCACCTTCCCGAAGATCGGCGTCAACGGCGGGCGGCGGGGCCTCATCGTCTTCGTCAGCCCCGCCGACCTGGTGGCGGCCCTGGGCGCGCGGGTGGAGGACCTGGCCGCGTGA
- a CDS encoding dipeptidase, with the protein MDDVLSWLETNDGDTLDDLFAFLRIPSVSADPARCGDVRRCAEWLAGAFREAGFSAAAEETGGHPAVVAEWRDAPGAPTVLVYGHYDVQPAEPLENWTSAPFEPAVREGKLVARGASDDKGQLFCHLAGARAHLAARGRLPVNLVFLIEGEEESGSANLEAFLAANRERLRCDAAVVSDSSQFAPGVPALTYGLRGLVYLEAALRGPARDLHSGSFGGAVRNPANALAALLAALHDEGGRVAVPGFYDAVRPLEPWERQAFAALPFDEAAYRHDLGVDALAGEAGYSVLERVWARPTLDVNGLWSGYTGEGAKTVLPALASAKLSCRLVPDQDPDRIAESVEARLRALTPPGCRLEVRRLHGARPVLLPVETTAVRAASEAVRRGFGAAPVFTREGGSIPVVEAFQRLLGAPVVLLGFGRPDDGAHGPDEKLDLADFRKGIATSAWLWELLGSRARG; encoded by the coding sequence ATGGACGACGTCCTTTCCTGGCTGGAAACCAACGACGGGGACACCCTGGACGACCTCTTCGCCTTTCTGCGCATCCCCTCGGTGAGCGCCGACCCCGCCCGTTGCGGGGACGTGCGCCGGTGCGCCGAGTGGCTCGCCGGCGCCTTTCGCGAGGCCGGCTTCTCGGCCGCGGCCGAGGAGACCGGCGGCCACCCGGCGGTGGTAGCCGAGTGGCGAGACGCCCCGGGGGCCCCCACGGTGCTCGTGTACGGCCACTACGACGTGCAGCCGGCCGAGCCCCTGGAGAACTGGACTTCGGCGCCCTTCGAGCCGGCAGTACGGGAGGGGAAGCTCGTGGCCCGGGGGGCCTCGGACGACAAGGGGCAGCTCTTCTGCCACCTGGCCGGTGCCCGGGCGCACCTGGCGGCCCGGGGGCGGCTCCCGGTGAACCTGGTGTTCCTGATCGAGGGGGAGGAGGAGTCGGGGAGCGCCAACCTGGAGGCCTTCCTGGCGGCGAACCGCGAGCGCCTGCGCTGCGACGCGGCCGTGGTGAGCGACTCCTCCCAGTTCGCCCCGGGAGTTCCGGCCCTTACCTACGGGCTGCGGGGACTCGTGTACCTGGAAGCGGCCCTTCGCGGGCCCGCTCGCGACCTCCACTCGGGCTCCTTCGGGGGCGCGGTGCGAAACCCCGCGAACGCGCTCGCTGCCCTGCTCGCGGCGCTGCACGACGAGGGGGGGCGGGTGGCCGTGCCCGGGTTCTACGACGCCGTGCGCCCCCTCGAGCCCTGGGAGCGGCAGGCCTTCGCCGCCCTGCCCTTCGACGAGGCCGCCTACCGGCACGACCTGGGGGTCGACGCCCTCGCCGGCGAAGCGGGCTACTCGGTGCTGGAGCGGGTGTGGGCGCGGCCCACCCTGGACGTGAACGGCCTGTGGTCTGGTTACACGGGGGAAGGTGCGAAGACGGTTCTCCCCGCCCTGGCCTCGGCCAAGCTCTCGTGCCGCCTCGTGCCCGACCAGGACCCGGATCGGATCGCCGAGTCGGTGGAGGCGAGGCTGCGCGCCCTCACCCCTCCCGGCTGCCGCCTGGAGGTGCGAAGGCTTCACGGCGCCCGCCCCGTCCTCCTTCCGGTCGAGACCACGGCAGTCCGGGCGGCCTCGGAAGCGGTGCGCCGGGGCTTCGGAGCCGCGCCGGTCTTCACCCGGGAGGGGGGATCGATCCCGGTGGTGGAAGCCTTCCAGCGCCTCCTGGGGGCCCCGGTGGTGCTCCTGGGGTTCGGCCGCCCCGACGACGGGGCCCACGGCCCCGATGAAAAACTAGACCTTGCCGACTTCCGCAAGGGGATTGCCACAAGCGCCTGGCTCTGGGAGCTCCTGGGCTCCCGGGCGAGAGGGTAG
- a CDS encoding Glu/Leu/Phe/Val dehydrogenase codes for MARRVSFWDQVTRTFNRAAAFTGHDPALLRQIRECNSVYHVNFPVRRDDGSIEVVSAWRVEHSHHKLPTKGGIRYSLAVTQDEVMALAALMTFKCAVVDVPHGGAKGGVRISRPRYSEAELERITRRYTYEMVRKDFIGPGVDVPAPDFGTGPREMAWIADTYGALCQDKLYTLACVTGKPVGQGGIRGRTEATGRGVCFGVREAVAVAEDMRALGLSPGLEGKRVVVQGLGNVGYHAAKFLEEAGAVLVGLAEYEGAIHAPRGLNLEKVMAHRRETGSLLGFPEAESLGSSAAALELPCDILVPAALENQITKENAPRVQARIVAEGANGPTTSEGEAILKGRGVLILPDVYLNAGGVTVSYFEWLKNLSHVRFGRMEKRFDEDIHKGLVGALERMTGRELSAKDAAHLATGPGEEALVNSGLEETMVSAYREIRSTADRLRGEADLRTAAFVTAIDKIAVSYQQLGIWP; via the coding sequence ATGGCACGCAGGGTGAGCTTCTGGGACCAGGTGACCCGCACTTTCAACCGGGCAGCCGCCTTCACCGGCCACGACCCCGCCCTGCTGCGCCAGATCCGCGAGTGCAACAGCGTCTACCACGTCAACTTCCCCGTGCGGCGCGACGACGGCTCCATCGAGGTGGTGAGCGCCTGGCGGGTCGAGCACAGCCACCACAAGCTCCCCACCAAGGGCGGCATCCGCTACAGCCTGGCGGTGACCCAGGACGAGGTGATGGCCCTGGCGGCCCTCATGACCTTCAAGTGCGCCGTCGTGGACGTGCCCCACGGCGGCGCCAAGGGCGGCGTGCGGATCTCGCGGCCGCGGTACTCCGAGGCCGAGCTCGAGCGCATCACCCGCCGATACACCTACGAGATGGTCCGCAAGGACTTCATCGGCCCCGGGGTGGACGTACCCGCCCCCGATTTCGGCACGGGCCCCCGGGAGATGGCCTGGATCGCCGACACCTACGGCGCCCTGTGCCAGGACAAGCTCTACACCTTGGCCTGCGTGACCGGGAAGCCCGTGGGGCAGGGGGGCATCCGGGGGCGCACCGAGGCCACGGGCCGCGGCGTGTGCTTCGGGGTGCGGGAGGCCGTCGCCGTGGCCGAAGACATGCGGGCCCTGGGGCTCTCGCCGGGGCTCGAAGGCAAGAGGGTGGTCGTTCAGGGGCTGGGCAACGTGGGATACCACGCGGCGAAGTTCCTGGAGGAGGCGGGGGCCGTGCTCGTGGGACTGGCCGAGTACGAGGGGGCGATCCACGCGCCCCGGGGCCTAAACCTGGAGAAGGTGATGGCGCACCGGCGGGAGACCGGGTCCCTCCTGGGCTTTCCGGAGGCGGAGAGCCTCGGCTCCAGCGCCGCCGCCCTGGAACTTCCCTGCGACATCCTCGTCCCCGCGGCCCTGGAGAACCAGATCACGAAGGAAAATGCGCCCCGGGTGCAGGCCAGGATCGTCGCGGAGGGCGCCAACGGCCCCACCACGTCCGAGGGGGAGGCGATCCTCAAGGGGCGGGGGGTGCTCATCCTCCCCGACGTCTACCTCAACGCCGGGGGAGTCACGGTCTCGTACTTCGAGTGGCTGAAGAACCTCTCCCACGTGCGCTTCGGCCGCATGGAGAAGCGCTTCGACGAGGACATCCACAAGGGGCTGGTGGGGGCCCTGGAGCGCATGACGGGAAGGGAGCTCTCGGCGAAGGACGCGGCCCACCTGGCCACGGGCCCGGGGGAAGAGGCCCTGGTGAACTCGGGTCTGGAGGAGACCATGGTGTCGGCCTACCGGGAGATCCGCTCCACGGCGGACCGGCTTCGGGGAGAGGCCGACCTGCGCACCGCGGCCTTCGTGACCGCCATCGACAAGATCGCGGTGTCCTACCAGCAGCTCGGGATCTGGCCGTAG
- the coaE gene encoding dephospho-CoA kinase (Dephospho-CoA kinase (CoaE) performs the final step in coenzyme A biosynthesis.), producing MRRPVRLIGLTGGIATGKSTAARFFEEAGVPVVDADQLARRVVEPGRPALEDIRQAFGDAVLGPDGRLDRAALGALVFRDPGARARLEAIVHPRVAEEAEGEVQRLLAETPGGLVVYDVPLLYETGAAGRFGLVAVVYVPRAEQLRRLCARDGLAREDAQRRLASQLDIEEKARRADAVLDNRGSREELRAQVLELIRRVREGETRFLD from the coding sequence ATGAGGCGGCCCGTGCGCCTCATCGGCCTCACGGGCGGCATCGCCACAGGGAAGAGCACGGCGGCGAGGTTCTTCGAAGAGGCGGGGGTCCCGGTGGTGGATGCCGACCAACTGGCCCGGCGGGTTGTGGAGCCGGGTCGTCCGGCCCTGGAGGACATCCGGCAGGCCTTCGGCGACGCGGTCCTGGGGCCCGACGGCCGCCTGGATCGGGCGGCCTTGGGGGCGCTGGTGTTCCGGGACCCCGGGGCACGGGCGCGCCTGGAGGCCATCGTGCACCCCCGGGTGGCCGAGGAGGCCGAGGGGGAGGTACAGCGGCTGCTCGCCGAGACGCCGGGGGGGCTGGTGGTGTACGACGTACCGCTGCTCTACGAGACCGGCGCCGCGGGGCGCTTCGGCCTGGTGGCCGTGGTGTACGTGCCCCGCGCCGAGCAACTGCGGCGCCTTTGCGCACGGGACGGACTCGCCCGTGAGGACGCGCAGCGGCGCCTGGCGAGCCAGCTCGACATCGAAGAGAAGGCGCGCCGGGCCGACGCCGTGCTCGACAACCGGGGCAGCCGCGAGGAGCTGAGAGCCCAGGTTCTGGAGCTGATTCGGCGCGTCCGAGAGGGCGAAACGCGTTTTTTGGATTGA